A window of Ipomoea triloba cultivar NCNSP0323 chromosome 2, ASM357664v1 contains these coding sequences:
- the LOC116011260 gene encoding developmentally-regulated G-protein 2 has protein sequence MGIIERIKEIEAEMARTQKNKATEYHLGQLKAKIAKLRTQLLEPPKGSSGAGDGFEVTKFGHGRVALIGFPSVGKSTLLTMLTGTHSEAASYEFTTLTCIPGIIHYNDTKIQLLDLPGIIEGASEGKGRGRQVIAVAKSSDLVLMVLDASKSEGHRQILTRELEAVGLRLNKRPPQIYFKKKKTGGISFNSTIPLTHVDEKLCYQILHEYKIHNAEVLFREDATVDDLIDVIEGNRKYMKCVYVYNKIDVIGIDDVDRLSRQPHSIVISCNLKLNLDRLLARMWEEMGLVRVYTKPQGQQPDFTDPVVLSTDRGGCTVEDFCNHIHRSLVKDVKYVLVWGTSARHYPQHCGLGHLLQDEDVVQIVKKKEKEEGGRGRFKSHSNAPARISDREKKAPLKT, from the exons ATGGGTATCATAGAAAGGATTAAAGAAATTGAAGCTGAGATGGCTCGCACCCAAAAGAATAAAGCCACAG AATATCATCTGGGTCAGCTGAAAGCAAAGATAGCAAAGCTAAGGACACAGTTATTGGAGCCTCCAAAA GGTTCTAGTGGAGCTGGAGACGGTTTTGAAGTCACAAAATTTGGTCATGGACGTGTTGCATTAATAGGATTTCCCAG TGTGGGAAAGTCAACACTCCTGACAATGTTGACAGGAACACATTCTGAGGCTGCATCATATGAGTTTACCACTCTTACCTGCATCCCAGGTATTATCCACTATAATGATACTAAAATCCAATTGCTTGATCTTCCTGGGATTATTGAAGGTGCGTCAGAAGGAAAGGGGCGTGGTAGACAG GTCATTGCTGTAGCAAAATCATCTGACCTAGTGTTGATGGTTCTGGATGCTTCAAAA AGTGAAGGGCACCGGCAAATCTTAACAAGGGAGTTGGAAGCTGTGGGTCTTCGTTTAAATAAGAGACCACCTCAG ATAtacttcaaaaagaaaaaaacaggtGGAATTTCGTTCAACAGCACAATACCATTAACTCATGTGGATGAGAAGCTCTGCTATCAAATTCTACATGAATACAAGATTCACAATGCTGAG GTCTTATTTCGTGAAGATGCCACAGTAGATGACCTTATAGATGTTATTGAGGGAAACCGTAAATACATGAAGTGCGTTTATGTCTACAATAAGATTGATGTTATTGGTATTGATGATGTGGACAGATTATCCCGCCAACCACACTCTATTGTAATTAGCTGCAACTTGAAG CTAAACTTGGACAGACTACTTGCTAGAATGTGGGAAGAAATGGGTCTTGTGAGAGTTTATACAAAACCTCAAGGCCAGCAACCTGATTTCACTGATCCTGTTGTTCTTTCTACT GATAGAGGTGGCTGTACTGTTGAAGATTTTTGTAACCATATCCATCGGAGCCTTGTGAAGGATGTGAAGTATGTGTTGGTATGGGGCACTAGTGCAAGGCACTACCCCCAGCATTGTGGCCTCGGTCACCTTCTTCAGGATGAGGATGTGGTTCAGATAGTTAAGAAGAAG GAGAAGGAAGAAGGTGGGAGAGGCCGGTTTAAATCTCATTCCAATGCTCCTGCCCGGATTTCTGACAGAGAAAAGAAGGCTCCATTAAAGACATAA
- the LOC116004167 gene encoding protein BIG GRAIN 1-like A, protein MEAYGLQRRHNREIQNPSFSSTLLDAIYRSIDAGEGEEEQENLVLDFQDSMRKKQSKCSVIKGSCKNGGFLEDEATAAGFRRACMIEKWMGEPAVVRRKSTAEVDRKMRAWNSSSSGSSDSSCGGVFSSSEAESVAGVSSGSSCYGLNRPKPNPVRTGNPPQVKTKKSRALKIYGDLKKAKQPISPGGKLASFLNSLFTAKKAKISADEDRKVKSANASTCSSASSFSRSCLSKNTTPSSTAAKTAGKRSVRFYPVSIIVDEDSRPCGHKNLELSVKEELQLRVMEKNRRVEEAARDLLRNYQKKVEREFDLIRNTNVVKNLKVFEDEEDEDDDDDDAASYASSDLFELDNLSAIGMERYSEELPVYETTHLDTNRAIANGLIL, encoded by the coding sequence ATGGAGGCTTATGGCTTGCAGAGGAGACACAACAGGGAGATTCAGAACCCTTCTTTCTCCTCCACTCTGCTCGACGCTATTTACCGCTCCATTGACGCCGGCGAAGGAGAGGAAGAACAAGAGAATTTGGTGCTGGATTTTCAAGATTCCATGAGGAAGAAGCAGAGCAAGTGTTCTGTGATTAAGGGTAGCTGTAAAAATGGCGGCTTTCTTGAGGATGAGGCGACGGCGGCGGGGTTCCGGCGGGCGTGCATGATTGAGAAGTGGATGGGCGAGCCGGCGGTGGTTCGCCGGAAATCCACGGCGGAGGTGGACAGGAAGATGAGGGCTTGGAATTCTAGCTCTAGCGGCTCGTCGGATTCCAGCTGCGGCGGGGTTTTCTCGTCGTCGGAGGCGGAATCCGTCGCCGGAGTTTCCTCCGGGTCGTCCTGCTACGGGCTGAACCGGCCGAAACCGAACCCGGTCCGGACCGGGAACCCGCCGCAAGTGAAGACGAAGAAATCCAGAGCTCTCAAGATTTACGGCGACCTGAAAAAGGCGAAACAGCCCATTTCCCCCGGCGGCAAGTTAGCCAGTTTCTTAAACTCCCTTTTCACGGCCAAAAAAGCCAAAATCTCCGCCGACGAGGACAGAAAGGTAAAATCCGCAAACGCCTCCACGTGCTCCTCCGCCTCCTCATTCTCCCGCTCCTGCTTAAGCAAAAATACCACTCCCTCCTCCACCGCCGCAAAAACCGCCGGAAAACGCTCCGTCCGGTTCTACCCCGTCAGCATAATCGTCGACGAGGACAGCCGCCCATGCGGCCACAAAAACCTCGAACTCTCCGTCAAAGAAGAGCTCCAACTCCGCGTCATGGAAAAGAACCGCCGCGTCGAGGAGGCGGCGAGGGACCTTCTAAGAAACTACCAGAAAAAAGTGGAAAGAGAGTTCGATTTGATCAGAAACACCAACGTCGTAAAAAACCTTAAAGTCTTCGAGGACGAGGAGGACGAggatgacgatgatgatgacGCGGCTAGTTACGCCAGCTCAGACCTCTTCGAGTTGGATAATCTTTCCGCCATTGGAATGGAGAGGTACAGCGAAGAATTGCCGGTGTATGAAACCACCCATCTTGACACCAATCGAGCCATTGCCAATGggttaattttgtaa